A window of Pirellulales bacterium genomic DNA:
CTGCGCGGGGAAGTCCCGGCATTCATCGCTCAGAGCTAGGTCAAGCAGCGTGCCATCCATGATGGACGTGCTTTTACCCCGGAAATACCAGCGGGGACCAGATCAGTCCGCCAAAAAAAACGGGTTCGGCGAAGCTTTACAACCAGCGAGACGCTTCCTGATGGGTGTTTGCGCATCGTCCGCCGCGCGCGGCGGACGCTTGAAAAACCGGCGCCGCGCGCGGCGCCGGGGTTTTTGCGGGGCGGATACGCTCGCCGCCGCGCGCGGCGGCGACCTTGCGACTTGGGCTTCTTCGGAAAGCTGCATTGCGCGATGGCGACCACGACCTGGCCACCGCCGATCGCGCCGATCACGTGGTCCGCCTCGTTGAAGGACAGGCGGAACGAGCGTAGGTTTTGGCTTGGCGGTTCTAGCGGTCCAATACGAGGGTTCAGGGTTCACTCCCCGTCGCACAATCTATCGGGCGAGAGAGGCGGGTGCAATAATCAAAGGCGTTAGGCTCTGGGCAATTGCGAATTCGCAATTCGCAATTTGCAATATCCTGAACCCTGAACCCTGAACCCTGGACCTTCCTCAATGCCCACCGAAACCCTACTGCTCGCGACCCTCGTCCTGGCCTTGGCCGGTTTCACGCAGGGACTGACCGGTTTCGGCTTCGGCATCACCGCCATGTCGCTGCTGCCGTGGGTGCTGGGACTGGATGAGGCCCATGCGGTCGTGACGTTGACCAGCACGGCGGCCTGCCTGTTGATGGCGGCCGTCACGCTGCGCGACGTGCCGTGGCGCAGCTTGTGGCTGCTGGCGTTGGGCACCACCGCCGGCGTGCCGCTGGGATTTTGGCTGTTCGAATCGCTGCCGCGGTTGCTGGTCACGCGCGTGTTGGGGCTGACGTTGTGCTCGATGGTTCTGTTCGAGATGCTCGTCGTGTGGCACACCGAGTGGCGCTGGCCGCGCTGGCTGGAGCCGTTCGTCGGGCTGGGCAGCGGCATCTTGACCGGCGCCTTCAACGTCGGCGGCCCGCCGCTGGTGGCCTACATTTATTCACAGCCCTGGTCGAAACAGCGGCATGTCGCCGGCCTGACCGCGGTGTTCATGAGCGGCGGTTTGATGCGCGTGGCGCTGCTCGTCAGTCATCGTGAAGTTCCGCCCGACGTGTGGAAGGCGACGGGCTGGTCGCTGGTGCCGATGCTGGCCGCCATCGTGTTCGGCAACCGGCTGCTGGGCCTGATTCCGCAACAGCGGTTGCGAACGGGCGTGTTCGCGGTTTTACTGTTTTTGGGCGGCCGCTATTTGTTGGCCGGGTAATGTAGGGTGGGACCAGCGAGCTTGCGAGCGCCGGCCCACCATAAACGACGTTGCTATCGGTGGGCCGGCGCTCGCAAGCTCGCTGGTCCCACCCTACCTCCAAAACCGAAGTCGTTTGGCAAAACACTTCAGCCATGATTTCTCTTACTGCCCGTCGCCCGTTATCATAGTCACTCGAACCGAGCGGGCGAACCCGCCGGCCGCCCACCCACGCCCAGGCAACAGGACCGACACCATGCGCTCGTCTGCCGTTTCCCTTTCGATCGTCCTCGCGTTGCTGCCCCTGCCGGCCCTCGCCGACGACGCGCAGCCTGCGGTACCCAAGGGCGAGGTGACCAAGTACACGTTCGAAAGCAGCAAGGTTTTTCCCGGCACCGTCCGCGATTATTGGATCTATGTGCCCAAGCAGTACGATCCGGCCAGGCTGGCGTGTCTGCACATCAACCAGGACGGCGTGCAATTCAACGCGCCCGCGGTCTTCGACCGGCTGATCGAGGCCAAAGAAATGCCGGTGGTGATCGGCGTGTTCGTGATGCACGGCCGCGTCAAGGCATCCAGCGACGCGGCACTCGATCGCTTCAACCGCAGTTTTGAATACGACGGGCTGGGCGACAACTACGTCCGCTTCCTGCTGGAGGAGCTGTTGCCCGACGTGGAGAAGCGGACCGCCGCCGACGGTCGGCCGGTCCGGCTGTCGCGCGAGGGCAACGACCGGGCGATCGCCGGCTCCAGCAGCGGTGCGATTTGTGCCTTCACGGCCGCCTGGGAACGGCCCGACGCTTTTCGCCGCGTATTCAGCGCCGTCGGCACTTATGTGGGCCTGCGGGGCGGCAACAACTATCCCACGCTCATCCGCAAGTTCGCGCCGAAGCCGCTCCGCATCTTTCTCGAAGACGGCAGCAACGACCTGAACATCTACGGCGGCGATTGGTGGATGGCCAATCAAGAGATGGAGCGGGCACTCGTCTTCGCCGGCTATGAAGTCAACCACGCCTGGGGCGACGGCGGGCACAACGGCAAGCACGCCACCGAAATCTTCGCCGACGCCACGCGCTGGCTCTGGAAGGACTGGCCGCAACCGATCAAGGCCGGGGCCGGCTCGCCGCAACTGCAAGACATTCTCCTGCCCGGCGAAGATTGGCGGCCTGTCGCCCAGGGCTACAAGTTCACCGAGGGGCCGGCGGTGAATGCCCAAGGCGAGGTTTTTTACAACGACGTGCCGGCCAGCAAAACGTATAAGGTCGGCCTCGACGGCGGCGTGAGCGTGTTTCTCAACGAGACGCAAAAGGGCGACGGCCAGCGGTTCGGCCCCGACGGCCGGCTGTATTCCGTGGCCGGCGGCGCCGAGCAGATCGTCGCTTACGACGCGGCTGGCAAGCCGACGGTGATCGCCGACGGATTTCGCGGCAACGACCTGGTGGTGCGTCACGACGGCAGCGTCTACGTGACCAATCCCGGTTGGAACGGCACCGATCCGAGCAAGATTTGGCTCATCAGTCCGAAGGGTGAGAAGAAAGTCGTCGATACCGGGCTGAAGTTCTCCAATGGCCTCACGCTCTCGCCCGACCAGTCGCTGCTGTATGTCGCAGACAGCCGCAGCCATTGGGTCTACAGCTATCAAATTCAGTCCGATGGCACGCTCCGCTACAAGCAGCGGTATTGTCATCTGCACGTGCCCGACACGGCCGACGACAGCGGGGCCGACGGCATGCGCGTCGATCGCGACGGGCGGCTCTACGTGGCGACCCGCATGGGCATTCAGGTTTGCGATCAGGCCGGGCGGGTCAACGCGATCATCCCCACGCCGAACGGCAAAGTGTCGAATCTCTGCTTTGGCGGCAAGGATTTCGACGTGTTGTTCGCCACCTGCGGCGACCGCGTTTACAAGCGGAAAGTGAAGGTCCCCGGCGCCCCGTCGTTTTTGCCGCCGGTCAGGCCCGCCGCGCCGCGGCTCTAGGGGCTTTTGTCGAGCGATTCGAATGAACGATTTTCGCCAGGTCGAATGGGATGCGGAGGTCGAGGACGACTGCCGCCAGTTGGTGCGACTGGCGGTGCGTGAGGATCTCGAACGGCTTTACGATTGGACCAGCGTGGCCCTCGTGCCGGAGGCCGCCGGCGGAAAAGCGCGCGTCGTCGCTCGCAAGCCGGGCGTGATTGCCGGATTGCCGGCCGCCCGCGTGACGCTCGACGAATACGATCCGCGGCTCGAATGGCGGACGCTGATCGACGACGGACAGCCGGTCGGGGCCGCGACGGTCGTCGCCGAGGTCGCCGGCAATGCCCGCAGTTTGTTGGCGGTCGAGCGGCCGCTGTTGAATCTGCTGGGCCACCTGTCGGGCATCGCCACGCTCACCCGACGCTTTGTCGATGCCGTCGCCGGCACTTCGGCCCGAATCTACGATACGCGCAAGACCACTCCCGGCTGGCGACGGCTGGAGAAGTACGCGGTGCGCCTCGGCGGCGGGCACAATCACCGGCTGGGGCTGTTCGACGGCATCCTCATCAAAGACAACCACCTTGCCCTTGGCGCCGCGGCCGAAGGGCCGCACTTTTCCCCTGCCGACGCCGTGGGCAAGGCACGGGAGTTTTTGGCCCGGCTTGACGAACGCGATGCTCATCGTCGGATGATGGTCGAGATCGAGGTCGACTCGCTCGATCAATTGCGCGAGGTGTTGCCGCTGGGGCCCGACATCGTGCTCTTGGACAACATGCCGCCCTCGATGCTGCGGGAGGCGGTGGAGTTGCGGAACTCGCTTGCGCCGGACGTCGAGCTGGAAGCATCGGGCGGCATCCGTCTGCAAACGGTGGCCGACGTGGCGCGAAGCGGAGTCGAGAGAATCAGCGTCGGGGCCTTGACGCATTCGGCCGAGTGGCTCGATGTGGGGCTGGATTGGCTTGCAGGTCGGCCATTGTGACCTATAGTTTCCGTACACTCCGGTGGCAGGGACGGCCCCCGCACGAAATACCTTGGCGCGGCAGGGAAGCTGGATGCAAGAGGGGACCCCTGCCGCGCCTACTTCCACCGCGGCGCCGTGTAAACCGAATTCATTCCGTTACTGCTCGCGAAACCTCCGTGACCCTAAATGGAATGAATCTGCTCCCAGGCCGTCGCGATGCGATGATCGCCAGGGCGCTGCCGCCGGGCTTAGGGGCCGCAACCGTGCTCTCCGCCGCCGCGGCCCTGGCCACATGTTCGGCCTGGACCGCCCGGCAACCCTGGCTCTTGCAATTCGGCTTTCAAACCTTGGCGATCGCCGCTGCCGCCGCCCCGTTTTGGCTGTGGGCGCGGTGGGCCGCCTCGGACAAACCGGCCGTGCCGCTCCGCTCCGCCGCGCATCGCGGCCCCCTGGCGGAATTCCTGCTGGTGGCCAACCATGAAATGAAAACGCCCCTGGCAGGCATCAAAGCCTATGTCGAATTGCTGGCCGACGGCGATGCCGACGACGACGTGACGCGCGAAGAGTTTCTGAACGGCATCAGCAGTCAGGCCCAACGCTTGGAGGAAGCCATCGACGACTTGCTCGAACGAGCGCGGGCCGAGGTGGAGGTTTCACTGGCCGGAGACACGCTGGCCGACCACGCCGCCGACCACGCCGCCGCCCTCGCCGCCCCTTGACCCTCCCACCGCGCACTTTCCTCAGGAGAACCCTATGACCGCGAAAATCCTGCTCTGCGACGACGAAGTACACATCTTGCGGGCGGCGGAATTCAAGCTGGCCCGTGCCGGCTTCGAGGTGCGTTGCGCCGCCAACGGGCAGGAAGCCTGGGAAGCGATCGAGCTTGATCCGCCCGACCTGCTGATCACCGATCTTCAAATGCCGCGGCTGAACGGGCTGGAATTGATCGAACGCATTCGGCAACGGCCGGACATGGAGAAACTGCCGGTCATCGTGCTGACTGCCAAAGGCTTTGAGTTGTCGCCGGAACGATTGGCGGAAAAGTGGGGCGTGCTGGCCGTGGTCGGCAAGCCGTTCAGCCCCCGTGAACTACTGCGGTTGGTGGAACCGATTGCCGCCCAGGTCGCGGCACGTTCGACACCCTTACTTGAAACCGCCACGCGATAATCAGCGGACCAGGAGCGTGTTGCGACGCGTGCGCCGCTCGGCACGCAATCGGGAGCGGCGGCGTGTTTCGCTCGGTTTTTCGTAGTATTCTTTCCGCCTCATCTCCTTTTTGATACCACTCCGCTCGACCAGCTTTCGGAAACGGCGAACGGCTTCTTGAATCGATTCGCGTTCCCGAACGTTCAACTTGACCACAACTCCTCCTTTACTAAGACTGGAAACGGAAATACCGACGGACAATCCCCAGGCCCCAGCTTTACTTATCGGCAGGGGCGAACCGCTCAGTATAACCACGGCCCACCGCTTCTGTCCATCCCGGCCGTGACGCGGCGACAAGGCCGCCGAGGAGGAATCGGCCGTTAAGCAATTGCCAATTCGCAATTGCCTGAACCCTGAACCCCGAACCCTTACTGTGCCCCTTGGTCCAACTCGACGGCCGTCTCTTGCGACTGCGACGCCGCAACTTGGCTTCGCCGCCGCGCGATCTTCGCCGTGCTCCACTCTTTGGTCAGGGTTTCGAACACTTCGGGCGACTCGTAGCGGACGATATTCTTTCCTTCCGGCATGGGGCCGATCAGGCCGCGGAAGACGGGCAGGCCACGCAGGCCCAGGTCGGTGCTGCAATCGTCGATGCCGACTTGCGTGTGCATCTTGAGCAGCGATTCAGGTTTGTTGTATTCCCTTACACGAAGTTTGCCATCGGTCCCTCGAGTGACGACTCGGACGATCTCTTTGGGCATGGGTGTCGGTCCTACGTGGATAGCTTCGTGACAAGCGAAGTATCGGCGGCGGCGGCGGCGGCGGCGCAGGCTTTTTGGGCCGCTCAACACGGCGGGTCGAACCGCAAGAACCCCTAGATTGCATACGCCGGCAAGACTTGCTACCAGCGGCCGCGAGGCGGGTCGTTCGGGCGGGTTTTAATGATTGGCGGCCGTGAATTGCGCGGCCGTTGCGGCAGGTGACTGATGGAGGGTTTGTAACAACGTTTCCAGAACGACGTACAAATCGGTGCTCGTCAGGATGCCGACCACCTTCCCTCCCTCGACCACCGGCAGGCAGTTGATGCCAAAGCCGCACAGCAATTCGATGGCCTGCGCCAGCGGCGCCGAGGGCGAAATCGTCACCAGGTCGGTGCTCATGATGTCGGCCGCCGTCACGCTTTCCAGCACCCGTTCTTCCGGGTAACGGCCCGGACCAAAGCAGCGAATGACGTCGCGGTCGCTCACCACGCCCACCAGCCGGCCATCGGCATCGGCCACCAGGGGATGGCGAAATTCCTTGGCATGAAAAAGCTTCACCAGTTCGAGCAGCGTCGCGCTTGGCGAGATGCACGTCGGACCGACCGTCATGACGTCGCCGACCGCGACGGTCTCGCCGGACGCCTGCCGCGCGATGTCGAAGAGGCTTTCGAGTTGCTGTCGTTTGCGATCAAGTCGGTCCATGGATGGGCCCGCCCGGAGGTTTGAGGGCGACCGCTCGGCCGGCGCGAACCTGCCGCCCGCCAGCGCGGTCTCAAAGGAAACTTAGTTCACGTTGGGCCAGCTTGCCAATGCACGGCACGCACAGTAGATTCACAAAATGCCGCTCGGAGGGTAAGCGAATGGCTAGCGGCCTGACTCGAAATCAGGTGCCCCTTACGGGGTTGAGGGTTCGAATCCCTTGCCCTCCGCTTCGACGAAAACAAATACGCTGCTTGAACTTGCGATGTTTCTTTGCATGGCATGCCGCCGGCTTGCGCGGCGGTTCCTGACCTCGCTATAGAGCGGCGGCTCAAACCATCTCTCGCCGCATTCCGCCCTACTTCGCGCGCAGCAGGATTCGTGAGAATTCCGGCTCGAACTGTGGGGACGGCCTGACTTCTCACAAAGCCGGCTACCGGCCAGAGCGGTGGCGCGGCCGTCAGCAAGGAAACGATTCCTCCGTCAATCTCCGGTTGACCCGGGCTTTCCACCGTCAAGCATCGTCAAAAAGCGCCGTTCGACCGTCAAGCTCCGTCAAACACCGACGTTCGCATCGTCAAGCGCCGTGGTTTTGCGCCGTCAAGCGCCGATTGCAATGGCCTTGGCGTCGCCCTTAAAGTGACGCCAACACGCGTCAGTGCAATCACAAGCGGATTGCCGACGCGGACCACCTGACCTTTCAAAAGGGCGGCACGCCGATGGCAAGCGACCGGAATCCAATCTTGAAGGCGCAAGACTGCCGCCAAGGCGCTGACGTGCTACTCGCTGACTCGACAAACCGATGGCACGTGGCGATGCGGGCCGAATCCGGACCAAGGCGCCGACGTGCTACTTCACTTCCCCCCAAAACCACCCCAAGGAGGGCCACATGATTCAGGCGATTTCTCCCTGCACCAATCAGATTTGCGATTCCGCTGCGCTGGGCCAACCGCGGATGGATTTTCCCAGCGAAGGTTGGACGCTCCCCGAGCTCTACGACCGGGCAAGGTGGGAGGACAAAGAGATCGGGCATTGCCAGCGGTGCTGCCCCCGCTACTGGTTTTTCGGCAAGGTGCTTTTGCTCGTGCAGGCGCAGGTGCCCGAGGGCGGCTGGCAGGACTGGTGTATCGAAAACCACATTCAGCGCGACCGTTGGCACTGCGGCCGGCTGCTGGCTTTGGCGTTCGAGTCGCCCGACGACGTGG
This region includes:
- a CDS encoding sulfite exporter TauE/SafE family protein, translated to MPTETLLLATLVLALAGFTQGLTGFGFGITAMSLLPWVLGLDEAHAVVTLTSTAACLLMAAVTLRDVPWRSLWLLALGTTAGVPLGFWLFESLPRLLVTRVLGLTLCSMVLFEMLVVWHTEWRWPRWLEPFVGLGSGILTGAFNVGGPPLVAYIYSQPWSKQRHVAGLTAVFMSGGLMRVALLVSHREVPPDVWKATGWSLVPMLAAIVFGNRLLGLIPQQRLRTGVFAVLLFLGGRYLLAG
- a CDS encoding SMP-30/gluconolactonase/LRE family protein, giving the protein MRSSAVSLSIVLALLPLPALADDAQPAVPKGEVTKYTFESSKVFPGTVRDYWIYVPKQYDPARLACLHINQDGVQFNAPAVFDRLIEAKEMPVVIGVFVMHGRVKASSDAALDRFNRSFEYDGLGDNYVRFLLEELLPDVEKRTAADGRPVRLSREGNDRAIAGSSSGAICAFTAAWERPDAFRRVFSAVGTYVGLRGGNNYPTLIRKFAPKPLRIFLEDGSNDLNIYGGDWWMANQEMERALVFAGYEVNHAWGDGGHNGKHATEIFADATRWLWKDWPQPIKAGAGSPQLQDILLPGEDWRPVAQGYKFTEGPAVNAQGEVFYNDVPASKTYKVGLDGGVSVFLNETQKGDGQRFGPDGRLYSVAGGAEQIVAYDAAGKPTVIADGFRGNDLVVRHDGSVYVTNPGWNGTDPSKIWLISPKGEKKVVDTGLKFSNGLTLSPDQSLLYVADSRSHWVYSYQIQSDGTLRYKQRYCHLHVPDTADDSGADGMRVDRDGRLYVATRMGIQVCDQAGRVNAIIPTPNGKVSNLCFGGKDFDVLFATCGDRVYKRKVKVPGAPSFLPPVRPAAPRL
- the nadC gene encoding carboxylating nicotinate-nucleotide diphosphorylase translates to MNDFRQVEWDAEVEDDCRQLVRLAVREDLERLYDWTSVALVPEAAGGKARVVARKPGVIAGLPAARVTLDEYDPRLEWRTLIDDGQPVGAATVVAEVAGNARSLLAVERPLLNLLGHLSGIATLTRRFVDAVAGTSARIYDTRKTTPGWRRLEKYAVRLGGGHNHRLGLFDGILIKDNHLALGAAAEGPHFSPADAVGKAREFLARLDERDAHRRMMVEIEVDSLDQLREVLPLGPDIVLLDNMPPSMLREAVELRNSLAPDVELEASGGIRLQTVADVARSGVERISVGALTHSAEWLDVGLDWLAGRPL
- a CDS encoding histidine kinase dimerization/phospho-acceptor domain-containing protein, whose amino-acid sequence is MNLLPGRRDAMIARALPPGLGAATVLSAAAALATCSAWTARQPWLLQFGFQTLAIAAAAAPFWLWARWAASDKPAVPLRSAAHRGPLAEFLLVANHEMKTPLAGIKAYVELLADGDADDDVTREEFLNGISSQAQRLEEAIDDLLERARAEVEVSLAGDTLADHAADHAAALAAP
- a CDS encoding response regulator → MTAKILLCDDEVHILRAAEFKLARAGFEVRCAANGQEAWEAIELDPPDLLITDLQMPRLNGLELIERIRQRPDMEKLPVIVLTAKGFELSPERLAEKWGVLAVVGKPFSPRELLRLVEPIAAQVAARSTPLLETATR
- the rpsU gene encoding 30S ribosomal protein S21 — translated: MVKLNVRERESIQEAVRRFRKLVERSGIKKEMRRKEYYEKPSETRRRSRLRAERRTRRNTLLVR
- a CDS encoding CBS domain-containing protein; translated protein: MDRLDRKRQQLESLFDIARQASGETVAVGDVMTVGPTCISPSATLLELVKLFHAKEFRHPLVADADGRLVGVVSDRDVIRCFGPGRYPEERVLESVTAADIMSTDLVTISPSAPLAQAIELLCGFGINCLPVVEGGKVVGILTSTDLYVVLETLLQTLHQSPAATAAQFTAANH